The following are from one region of the Geoalkalibacter subterraneus genome:
- a CDS encoding contractile injection system protein, VgrG/Pvc8 family — MTPDFRIEADNQDITAIIRERFLELRLRDEAGLESDSCEIRLDDRAPHIALPRTGAVLEVALGYRETGLVAMGRWVVDEVSISGPPDTLIIRARAADLGQALRAPQERSWPLNTTIGDLVTTIAGEHGFIPSIADELAGITLPHIDQTESDLHLLTRLAREYDAVAKAAGGRLLFVPRAQARSAAGEPLAHITWTRESLTDYEVTMAERGKYAAVTTYWHDQGSAERTPVTVGEGEPVLTVRRAYPDAAAATAAAQSRLAATLRGAAVLRASGPGAANLLAEARLTITDGREGLAGEWSLISVDHTLNDGGYRCSIEAETPEAL, encoded by the coding sequence ATGACCCCTGATTTCCGCATCGAAGCCGACAACCAGGACATCACCGCGATCATCCGTGAGCGTTTTTTAGAACTGCGTCTGCGCGATGAGGCGGGGCTGGAAAGCGACTCCTGCGAAATCCGCCTCGATGATCGCGCCCCCCATATCGCGTTGCCCCGCACCGGTGCGGTGTTGGAGGTCGCTTTAGGCTACCGCGAAACCGGCCTGGTCGCCATGGGCCGCTGGGTTGTCGACGAGGTGTCTATTTCCGGGCCACCGGATACCCTGATTATCCGCGCCCGCGCCGCCGATCTGGGCCAGGCGCTCCGCGCCCCGCAAGAGCGTAGCTGGCCGCTAAATACCACCATCGGCGACCTGGTCACGACCATCGCCGGGGAGCATGGTTTTATTCCCTCGATTGCGGACGAGCTGGCCGGCATCACCCTGCCGCACATCGACCAGACCGAGAGCGACCTGCACCTGCTGACCCGCCTGGCCAGAGAATACGACGCCGTGGCCAAGGCCGCCGGTGGGCGCTTGCTGTTTGTGCCCCGCGCCCAAGCCCGTAGCGCCGCCGGGGAACCGCTGGCACATATCACCTGGACCCGCGAATCATTAACCGATTACGAGGTCACCATGGCCGAGCGCGGCAAATATGCCGCTGTCACCACCTACTGGCATGATCAGGGCAGCGCCGAGCGCACTCCGGTGACTGTCGGCGAGGGTGAGCCGGTGCTGACCGTGCGCCGCGCCTATCCCGATGCTGCTGCCGCCACCGCCGCCGCCCAGAGCCGCCTGGCGGCTACCCTGCGCGGGGCCGCCGTGCTGCGCGCCAGCGGCCCCGGCGCTGCCAACCTGCTGGCCGAAGCGCGCCTGACGATAACCGATGGGCGCGAGGGGCTAGCGGGCGAGTGGAGCCTGATCAGCGTTGACCACACCCTGAATGACGGCGGCTATCGTTGCAGCATCGAAGCCGAGACCCCGGAGGCATTATGA
- a CDS encoding phage tail assembly protein: protein METVKLKHPVTIGGEEILELNLRRPRVRDQLAAEKGGANNAEKEVRLFANLCEVAPAVIEELDLADYRAIQEVYSGFLS, encoded by the coding sequence ATGGAAACGGTGAAATTAAAGCACCCGGTCACCATCGGTGGTGAGGAAATCCTGGAGCTGAACCTGCGCAGACCCCGGGTCCGCGACCAGCTGGCCGCCGAAAAGGGGGGCGCCAACAACGCAGAAAAAGAAGTGCGGCTGTTCGCCAACCTGTGCGAAGTCGCCCCGGCAGTCATTGAGGAGCTGGATCTGGCCGACTACCGCGCCATCCAGGAAGTGTACAGCGGTTTTTTGTCCTGA
- a CDS encoding GPW/gp25 family protein, with protein MRGINADTGKAIDGLDHLRQSIRDILTTPLGSRVMRRDYGSRLLRLVDRPTTQGLMVELYAATAEALARWEPRFALDEVRYDTIGAGGHISLTISGRYRPTGKPVTLEGIIL; from the coding sequence ATGAGAGGCATCAACGCCGACACCGGCAAGGCCATCGACGGGCTTGACCATCTGCGCCAGAGTATCCGCGATATTCTCACCACGCCGCTGGGCAGCCGTGTGATGCGCCGCGATTACGGCAGCCGCCTGCTGCGCCTGGTCGACCGCCCGACGACTCAGGGGCTGATGGTCGAGCTCTACGCCGCCACCGCCGAAGCCCTGGCCAGGTGGGAGCCGCGCTTTGCTCTGGATGAGGTGCGCTACGACACCATCGGCGCCGGTGGCCACATCAGCCTGACGATCAGCGGCCGCTATCGCCCGACCGGCAAACCCGTGACCCTGGAAGGGATTATTTTATGA
- a CDS encoding tail protein X, giving the protein MSATRYRTRDGDMLDDICHRHYGRSGKVVELVLEANRHLAAIGPVYQAGLVIRLPEIPAATTTKIIRLWD; this is encoded by the coding sequence ATGAGCGCCACCAGATACCGCACCCGCGACGGCGATATGCTCGACGATATCTGCCACCGCCATTATGGCCGCAGTGGCAAGGTCGTTGAGCTGGTACTCGAAGCTAACCGCCATCTGGCCGCTATCGGCCCGGTGTACCAGGCAGGGCTGGTGATCAGATTGCCCGAGATCCCCGCCGCCACCACCACCAAGATCATCAGACTGTGGGACTGA
- a CDS encoding phage major tail tube protein: protein MLSHILRNFSLFVDGRGYAGDVEELTPPKLTMLTEEFRGGGMDAPVDVEMGMEKMECEFTLTKYDREVIKLFGLAPGNTTPLTLRGSAESEDGDNVPVVINLVGKIRELEHGSWKAGEKATLKAVVSLRAYKYTQAGEVLHDIDIMAMRRVIGGVDQMAATRANLGI from the coding sequence ATGCTGAGCCATATTCTACGCAATTTCAGCCTGTTCGTTGACGGTCGTGGTTATGCCGGAGACGTCGAGGAGCTCACCCCACCCAAGCTGACCATGCTGACCGAGGAATTTCGCGGCGGCGGCATGGACGCCCCTGTGGATGTCGAGATGGGCATGGAAAAAATGGAGTGCGAGTTCACCCTGACCAAGTACGACCGCGAGGTGATCAAGCTGTTCGGGCTGGCCCCCGGCAACACCACGCCTTTGACCCTGCGTGGCTCCGCCGAAAGCGAAGACGGCGACAATGTGCCGGTGGTGATCAACCTGGTCGGCAAGATCCGCGAACTGGAGCACGGCAGCTGGAAGGCAGGTGAAAAGGCCACCCTGAAGGCCGTTGTCTCCCTGCGCGCCTACAAATACACGCAGGCCGGCGAAGTGCTGCACGATATCGACATTATGGCCATGCGCCGGGTGATCGGCGGCGTTGATCAGATGGCCGCAACCCGCGCCAACCTTGGCATCTAA
- a CDS encoding phage tail tape measure protein: MSKSLAIGLTIGATLGSSYSAAMGGAYRSLEQISAAIDGLNGTKLEIAEFKKLSKDAQGNSARLRELAASLQRAGVDVRDLDTSSRRLNSTLLNLKKQSSVRIKIDANRQALGEARSSLVGIAASMYSIGKLVSARGDVLKAQGEIASLGIDDSGIDSITRVGEAFSNAWAGTSVSDFVRASYDVKSGISSLGDVAVGEFTRIAALTAAATKSTTAEMTNLFAKGYGIYRDQFNSFGEQVITGWQSLSAEERDIEFGKYFSAGISASVQAFRTDGAQMSQALSSLGATATTAGYAFSEQLAVLGELQRTMSGSEAATKFNAFLASASGAGEKLGLDFVNEQTGMLKSVPEILDQINDAYGGVMDQAAKDDLRAAFGTKEATELVDLLLARRGALRDGAAEIEKSLTGGLEKTEEMAKRMQRGRGFELLGQQMQNLSATVGTTLYPAAEAVAGAIGKVALGLQWLSEKFPRTTGTTVGLVVGLIGVLAAAKALTVGVLWLKGGWLGMQAAYYATLAASPKVALAMAWVGKSLHFATLKTWGLAAAQKAWAIGSAIVTTATTAIATGFRVMGLAVMSNPIGLAIAGIALAAGLVIAYWEPIKGFFSGLWDGIKSLFKDGVGFLISIWEKSPLGLLFKAGEKLTGFVGDLFGGKKDDQEPESSAEPEKEKRRFFGRTRKAAATVALGANLAAPVAAAPPEVHETQGFASVSPVVQPVELPETQGFASVSPVVQPVELPETQGFASVSPVVQPVELPETQGLAMVDARGGRHEQQQSAADARLAATIAPTTQAREQVINHNERYEIVINATPGMDAKEIAAEVERQLKERERSQAARQRGALYD; the protein is encoded by the coding sequence ATGAGTAAAAGCCTGGCGATTGGTTTAACGATCGGCGCGACACTGGGCTCCTCCTATTCGGCAGCGATGGGCGGGGCTTATCGCTCGCTTGAGCAGATCAGTGCCGCGATTGATGGGCTGAACGGCACCAAGCTGGAAATTGCCGAGTTTAAAAAATTATCAAAAGACGCCCAAGGCAACAGCGCCCGCCTGCGTGAGCTGGCGGCGTCGTTGCAGCGCGCCGGGGTGGACGTGCGGGATCTGGATACCTCCAGCCGCAGGCTTAATTCTACCCTGCTCAACTTGAAAAAGCAATCGAGCGTGCGCATCAAGATCGACGCCAACCGTCAAGCGCTGGGCGAGGCGCGCTCTTCGCTGGTGGGCATTGCCGCGTCCATGTATTCCATCGGCAAGCTGGTCAGTGCGCGCGGCGACGTCTTGAAGGCACAGGGCGAAATTGCCTCACTGGGGATTGATGATTCCGGGATCGACAGCATCACCCGTGTTGGCGAGGCGTTTTCCAATGCCTGGGCGGGCACCAGTGTCAGCGACTTTGTCCGCGCCAGCTACGACGTTAAGAGCGGTATTTCAAGCCTGGGCGATGTGGCGGTAGGGGAGTTCACCCGTATCGCGGCGTTAACCGCAGCAGCAACCAAAAGCACCACGGCGGAAATGACCAACCTGTTCGCCAAGGGCTACGGCATTTATCGCGATCAGTTCAACAGTTTTGGCGAGCAGGTGATCACCGGCTGGCAGTCGCTGTCGGCGGAAGAGCGCGACATTGAGTTCGGTAAATACTTTTCAGCCGGGATCTCTGCCAGCGTCCAGGCCTTTCGGACCGACGGCGCACAGATGAGCCAGGCGCTCTCAAGCCTGGGAGCGACCGCGACCACCGCAGGCTATGCGTTTTCCGAGCAACTGGCGGTGCTGGGTGAGTTACAGCGCACCATGAGCGGCAGTGAGGCGGCAACCAAATTCAACGCGTTTCTGGCCTCGGCCAGTGGCGCCGGGGAAAAGCTCGGCCTTGATTTTGTTAACGAGCAGACCGGCATGCTCAAGTCGGTGCCTGAAATCCTCGACCAAATCAACGACGCCTACGGTGGCGTGATGGACCAGGCCGCCAAGGATGACCTGCGCGCGGCTTTTGGCACCAAGGAAGCCACGGAGCTGGTTGATTTGCTCCTGGCTCGGCGCGGCGCCTTGCGTGACGGCGCGGCAGAAATTGAAAAGTCACTGACCGGTGGTCTGGAAAAGACCGAAGAAATGGCCAAGCGCATGCAGCGCGGCCGGGGCTTTGAGTTACTGGGCCAGCAGATGCAGAATCTGTCAGCGACCGTCGGCACAACTCTCTATCCGGCAGCGGAGGCGGTGGCCGGTGCGATCGGCAAGGTCGCGCTCGGTCTGCAGTGGCTTAGCGAGAAATTCCCCCGCACCACCGGTACAACGGTGGGGCTGGTGGTTGGGCTTATCGGGGTGCTGGCCGCCGCCAAGGCGCTAACCGTCGGGGTTTTATGGCTTAAGGGCGGCTGGCTTGGTATGCAGGCCGCTTACTACGCCACGCTGGCGGCGTCCCCCAAGGTCGCTCTGGCAATGGCCTGGGTGGGAAAGTCGCTGCATTTTGCGACCCTGAAAACCTGGGGCCTGGCTGCCGCTCAAAAGGCCTGGGCGATTGGCAGCGCGATAGTCACCACAGCGACTACCGCTATTGCCACCGGCTTTCGGGTGATGGGGTTGGCGGTGATGAGCAACCCCATCGGCCTGGCAATAGCCGGTATTGCCCTGGCTGCGGGCCTGGTGATTGCGTATTGGGAGCCGATCAAGGGCTTTTTTAGCGGTCTTTGGGACGGCATTAAATCCCTGTTTAAAGATGGCGTCGGTTTTTTGATCAGCATCTGGGAAAAGTCGCCCCTGGGGCTGCTTTTTAAGGCAGGCGAAAAACTGACCGGGTTTGTTGGTGACCTGTTCGGCGGCAAAAAAGACGACCAGGAGCCAGAATCAAGCGCCGAGCCGGAAAAAGAAAAGCGCCGTTTTTTCGGGCGCACTCGCAAAGCCGCTGCCACCGTCGCCCTGGGCGCAAACCTCGCCGCTCCGGTCGCTGCTGCACCACCAGAAGTCCACGAAACCCAAGGCTTTGCCAGCGTCAGTCCCGTTGTTCAGCCGGTCGAGCTGCCCGAAACCCAAGGCTTTGCCAGCGTCAGTCCCGTTGTTCAGCCGGTCGAGCTGCCCGAAACCCAAGGCTTTGCCAGCGTCAGTCCCGTTGTTCAGCCGGTCGAGCTGCCCGAAACCCAAGGTCTGGCCATGGTTGACGCTCGGGGCGGGAGACACGAACAGCAGCAGTCCGCTGCCGACGCCAGGCTTGCAGCGACTATTGCCCCAACAACTCAGGCGCGGGAACAGGTGATCAACCACAACGAGCGCTACGAGATCGTCATCAACGCCACCCCCGGCATGGACGCTAAAGAGATCGCCGCCGAGGTTGAGCGCCAACTTAAAGAGCGGGAGCGCAGCCAGGCGGCACGTCAGCGGGGGGCGCTCTATGACTGA
- a CDS encoding phage tail protein, which produces MTEIMMALGDYRFALPSAAYQQLRRSAEYRWPQQQRIGRAPATQFVGVGTESLDLDGIIHPHFAGGLNQLDRMRNLAGQGTALMLSDGRGKIWGLWCIERIEETQTLFARNGDPYKIEFRLRLLRYGEDQP; this is translated from the coding sequence ATGACTGAGATCATGATGGCCCTGGGGGATTATCGCTTTGCTCTGCCGTCAGCCGCTTATCAACAGTTGCGCCGCAGCGCCGAATACCGCTGGCCACAACAGCAGCGGATCGGTCGCGCCCCGGCCACGCAGTTTGTCGGGGTCGGAACCGAAAGCCTTGATCTTGATGGCATTATCCATCCGCACTTTGCCGGAGGCCTGAACCAGCTTGACCGTATGCGCAACCTGGCAGGCCAGGGCACTGCGCTGATGCTCAGCGACGGCCGCGGCAAAATCTGGGGGCTGTGGTGCATCGAGCGCATCGAAGAAACCCAGACCCTATTTGCCCGCAATGGCGACCCGTACAAAATCGAATTTCGCCTGCGCTTGCTACGCTACGGGGAGGACCAGCCATGA